Within Telopea speciosissima isolate NSW1024214 ecotype Mountain lineage chromosome 8, Tspe_v1, whole genome shotgun sequence, the genomic segment CAACCTAAACATCCTAATCCCTCTTCTAGGTTGCTCCATCAGCAATTGACACTTTCCTTCATTAGCCTACTTGTCTCTGAGATGTCTGTTCTTTTCTTACTCTGATGCATAACATCTCTAGATGGCTTTCTGATTTGCATCTTTTCAAATCTAATGTCTCTCTACTTTAGATTTATCAAAGTTTATGTTTAGGGGATCACCCTATTATTTTTAGTGATTAGTTTCAATCTTCTCAAGTGAGGTAGGGTGGACTTCAgttatttttttcaatcaaCAGTTTATTGTAGCTTTTGTAGATTATGATATTACAAGATGCACCCAGGAAGCAGAAAATCAGGGACGTGCAACAAGGATTGCAGGGTGCATTGGAGTTGAAATGAAAAGAGTTAAAAGGTGTGGATAGATTGCAAGGAGCTGACTTATTGGTTCAGTAAGGGGCCGGAATCTGAGTGACCATGGGAGTTATTTCTGATACTTTACGATGAGAATGTTTCAATTAATCATATTAGGTTTGTAATATTGCTTAAGAAGAATAGATTGTTAGTTTCAGTAGCTTATCATTTGGCTATGATGGCCAGAACAGATAAGCTTAGGGTAAAGATTGTTGAGAGTCTAGACTCTGTTCTGTTTCCTTAGTTCTTTTATAAAGTTttctatgcattaaaaaaaaaaaaaaatcagttctaGATCAAACAGAGGGTTAACAAAAACATCATGAAAGGACAATGGTGTTTTCGGGACTCACCAATGCAAGTTCTGGGCGACGGTCATAAGCGGCGTAATGCCATGCAAACCCTTTCTTGAGCATGGTTTCCTGTATGAAGGATAACACATGGGTAAGAATCAAATAGATAAATTTCTTACTATAATTTAATGAAGGTAGTCTATGTTTGATCAAGCACCTGCACAAACACACCATTGCTATAGATATCCCCAACAGATCTGCCATAACGGTCTGTATCATAAACATAAATTTTCAAACATTTTCCCTGTACCAGCTTGATCAGCTTATCTTTTGCCTCCTTTCCAAAGGGCATGGAACTTTCTGGTGCATCTATGCCCCTGCCTTATAATAAAGATGTTACACATCTGATCTTAAGGCATGTAAAACCCTGCCAAAGACATCTACTACGATGCTTACCTTAGTCGAATCCGATACTTTCGAGCTAGAATGTCCTCATTGTCTAGACCAGTTAATACACTGTCAAAAAGCAAAATGAACAAAAGATATAAACAGATTTGAAAGGCAATTGATACCTTAAACAAGGTTATGGAGACTTAATATTGTGGGTAGAGTGCAGTACCGATATCCTGCATCAATAATGTTCTTGTGAAGTGCATCTGCCTTTACATAGTCCTTGGCTGCTCGGGCTTTTGATCTTTCGATGGCGGCGAATTGTACATCTCTGGGAACAGCAGATGATTCTCTGGGGTCTGAAGTATCTACATAGACTGTTATAGTGTCCCCATCTGCCACAGCTTTTGCATCCACCTAGTTTCAGTAGTAACTTGTGTTAATCCAGTTACAGTAGGAAAAATTAGACACTTTGAGCTGATGACTTAATTTTGAGATTTGAGTGGCAATCAAGAAAAGGAGATTGTGGCCTTACAGGTAGTGTCTGCAATTCAAATTTGACTCCTACAGGCACTGACAGAGGGACTGGCTCAAGAgtgtgaggaagaggaagaccaTAAAAGGCCAATAAACCCTATAAAGAGAAGACCCTTGTTGAGAAACTGAGTATAAAGCTCTGCAACACATAGAAATTACAATAAAGCTCCATGGGAAAGAGATTTGTTTTTCCAATATTGAACCTCAACATCAGCCTTTTGGTGTCTCTTCAATGTCTGAATGACAAGCCTTGAAGCTTCTTCAGGTGTTTTTGGTGGGGACTTTGTTTCCTTCCATGCATCCAACAGTTTTCTGTACCTTAAGAGCACAAATCCATGGTCATATTATGAACAATTTTATCAATCAATGGCTATTGTAgtgattattttcttcttttttttaatatattaataATACCAGTTAGCTTGAGCCTTCTTCAACGAAACGACATGCTGGCTTAATCCTTCAGGAACCTTTCAATCAAGAAATTAGAAATGTTAATAGACCTTCAACTACTGTGATAACCTAAAAAATGGGGGTTTATGAGAGATGGGTTAAAACCTAAATTGAATCAATCATCCTGAATTCAAGTCTGAAACTGAAGAAGATAGGCATACCTGAGCTGTGATGTCAAAGTGAAATAGGTCATGGGAAAGTGCAGAAACCCCAACCGTTGCAGCAGAGACGCCATGAGGACCAAGTGATTCAGATTCCTGAGTTGAGGGTTTGCAGCAGTTACCCCATAGAAACCTAAGAGCATTCCCCATTCTTTATCCTCTCTACCCAGAAACAcagaaaatttctcttctttggaTAGATTTTGTGAGAATTTCAGAAACAGAAACACAGAGAGAAGAATTATAGATTGAGGGGCGgaggaaaggagaaggagaggaggaatGAAAGAAATTAAGGAAAAGTAGGGCAAGCAACCTCTTCAGTATTTCTTTAATCTTGAACTCCAACGAatcaaaatctgtttttttttttttggttaatttcaATGAAGATGCCTTGACTAGCAGAAAGTTCCTCAggcaaaggagagaagagagagttcAGAGGACACGTGGCTTCTTTCTATTTGCTTGGCCTCAATGGCCCAAACTCACATGTAGATTCCCCTCATTTTCTtcgaaaaagaaaataataatttttta encodes:
- the LOC122670450 gene encoding uncharacterized 38.1 kDa protein-like translates to MGNALRFLWGNCCKPSTQESESLGPHGVSAATVGVSALSHDLFHFDITAQVPEGLSQHVVSLKKAQANWYRKLLDAWKETKSPPKTPEEASRLVIQTLKRHQKADVEGLLAFYGLPLPHTLEPVPLSVPVGVKFELQTLPVDAKAVADGDTITVYVDTSDPRESSAVPRDVQFAAIERSKARAAKDYVKADALHKNIIDAGYRVLTGLDNEDILARKYRIRLRGIDAPESSMPFGKEAKDKLIKLVQGKCLKIYVYDTDRYGRSVGDIYSNGVFVQETMLKKGFAWHYAAYDRRPELALWENQARAAKVGLWAQSNPEKPWEWRKDRREGR